Proteins co-encoded in one Theileria equi strain WA chromosome 3, complete sequence genomic window:
- a CDS encoding elongation factor Tu family member (encoded by transcript BEWA_007050A) yields MPTVRRIKNIKWDEDDLDDYYSDDSDPFEPSSSRIDPRKNVKTKQTEPPKSVAKNIQIKQKTKIDTTKKNTDSVPFRNPLNVVVCGAVDAGKSTLLGHILSLTNCVDAKLKNVKNYAWILDQGEDERERNITIDPTKCQFNLPLPKGSNPLNYKSIKVNIIDTPGHHDLMHNLILGAVFANSAIIIIDSNDVLKGSAFDRYFNEHLLLLYFIGIRYFIICINKIDKFDYSSKVYTDIVNHISTLSKIYSKDSKIIYVPVSGLQGVNLTQVPEDAMNWYSGPSLLQALEEVAIDLISKPVVVYNDRLLCHIFDLWEVGKTNISCSCFVEGNEMKVPVNMVVLPNAVEVKCSKVSFSEVEDVSCGKAIMNSLSDLTCRMGNVSIDTKMEGSQGAVPKYLNDFVDNIQLKGAEIINLIPTALMVDCDTFSRIKTNNSSIRQQKILNLFVFISKHTQQKLTLGETVELYVGYSKDCAVITSVSKILEGNDIKKLKKVFSLNPGEFGFIGFSCCNTPLFVEPLSQNHSYINKTISLLSDIEHEVTESSEPIGLLSRALVRCGGNVIAGGIICHNFT; encoded by the exons ATGCCTACAGTAAGAAGAATTAAAAACATAAAGTGGGATGAAGACGATCTAGATGACTATTATTCAGATGATTCTGATCCATTTGAGCCTTCATCCAGCAGAATAGACCCtaggaagaatgtgaaaacaaaacaaaccgAGCCTCCAAAGTCAGTGGCAAAAAACATACAAATTAAGCagaaaacaaaaattgatACTACAAAAAAGAATACGGATTCAGTTCCCTTTAGGAATCCCCTGAATGTAGTTGTATGCGGAGCTGTTGATGCTGGAAAGTCTACACTGTTAGGGCATATATTATCACTAACTAATTGTGTAGACGCTAAACTGAAGAATGTTAAAAATTATGCTTGGATTTTAGATCAGGGTGAAGATGAACGTGAACGTAACATCACTATTGATCCAACAAAATGCCAGTTCAATCTTCCATTACCGAAAGGTTCTAATCCTTTGAATTACAAATCCATAAAGGTAAATATCATTGATACACCAGGTCATCACGATTTGATGCATAACCTCATCCTAGGTGCTGTGTTTGCAAACTCTGCGATTATAATTATAGATTCCAATGACGTCTTAAAAGGGAGTGCGTTTGACAGATATTTTAATGAACATCTGTTActattatattttatcGGTATTCGgtattttattatttgtATAAACAAAATAGACAAATTTGATTATTCAAGCAAAGTGTATACTGATATTGTGAATCATATTTCTACTCTGTCTAAAATTTATTCCAAGGATTCAAAGATCATTTATGTACCAGTTTCCGGTCTCCAAGGTGTTAATTTGACACAAGTTCCGGAAGATGCTATGAACTGGTATTCTGGACCTTCTTTGCTTCAGGCTCTAGAG GAGGTTGCAATCGATTTAATTTCGAAGCCAGTGGTGGTTTATAATGATAGACTTCTATGTCATATATTTGACCTATGGGAAGTTGggaaaacaaacatttCTTGTTCTTGTTTTGTTGAGGGAAATGAAATGAAAGTCCCAGTTAATATGGTAGTTTTACCAAATGCCGTTGAAGtaaaatgttcaaaagtCAGTTTCTCAGAAGTAGAAGATGTTTCCTGTGGAAAAGCAATTATGAATTCCCTAAGTGATTTAACATGTAGAATGGGAAATGTATCAATTGATACAAAAATGGAAGGTTCTCAAGGGGCTGTTCCCAAATATTTGAATGATTTTGTTGATAACATTCAGCTAAAGGGTGCTGAAATAATTAATTTGATACCAACGGCGCTAATGGTTGATTGTGACACATTTTCTAGAATAAAGACTAATAATTCTAGTATAAGGCAGCAAAAGATCTTGAATTTATTTGTATTCATTTCGAAGCACACTCAACAAAAACTTACTTTGGGGGAAACTGTTGAGTTATATGTTGGCTACTCTAAAGACTGCGCTGTTATTACATCCGTGTCCAAAATTCTCGAGGGAAATGATATTAAAAAGCTAAAGAAAGTGTTCTCACTAAACCCTGGTGaatttggatttatagGTTTTTCATGTTGCAACACTCCTCTATTCGTCGAACCCCTCTCTCAGAATCACTCGTATATTAATAAAACAATATCCCTTTTGAGTGATATAGAGCACGAAGTTACAGAAAGCTCAGAACCCATTGGGCTATTGAGCAGGGCTTTGGTACGTTGTGGAGGAAATGTTATCGCAGGCGGTATAATATGTCATAATTTCACATAA
- a CDS encoding uncharacterized protein (encoded by transcript BEWA_007020A), translating into MPCLIVLPAALSALFFFVGGITAFVRKHSKRSLLLSSVVSAAFAAASYLLVVKPHEYVGFCVALGVSLFAFLLGSCMLYISTGENLLRKRVACLVFSFGLFSSGFYYAFILSKVYALPTSVVYTKIAAE; encoded by the exons ATGCCGTGCTTAATTGTATTGCCCGCTGCCCTTAGCGCCCTTTTCTTTTTCGTTGGTGGAATCACCGCTTTTGTTAGGAAGCATTCCAAGCGTTCTTTACTCCTTTCTAGCGTAGTTTCCGCCGCTTTTGCTG CTGCTTCATACCTTTTGGTTGTCAAGCCACATGAATATGTCGGTTTCTGTGTCGCTTTGGGCGTATCTCTCTTTGCCTTCTTGCTTGGCTCATGTATGCTTTATATTTCCACTGGTGAAAAC TTGTTGAGGAAACGCGTGGCTTGCCTCGTCTTCTCATTCGGACTCTTTTCATCCGGTTTCTACTATGCCTTTATCCTTAGCAAGGTGTACGCACTCCCAACCTCCGTTGTCTACACCAAGATAGCCGCCGAGTAG
- a CDS encoding proteasome subunit beta type 3, putative (encoded by transcript BEWA_007000A), protein MGDISSYNGGAVVAMVGDQCVAIACDKRLGMNQQITIGTNFPKAFRVTDKSFFAASGLATDVQTMYVNHPCTPCCRKEEIEFRVNMYEASSESKMSINKLSNMVSTMLYSRRFSPWFVEAVVAGLDAQNKPFISCFDLIGAPCNPDDFVVAGTCAEQLYGICEALFKPNAGPDELFEIVSQCLMAGIDRDCLSGWGAQVYIITPTSISLRTLKTRMD, encoded by the exons ATG GGAGATATATCATCATATAATGGAGGGGCCGTTGTGGCTATGGTAGGCGATCAATGTGTAGCAATCGCATGTGACAAAAGGCTTGGAATGAACCAACAGATTACAATAGGCACAAATTTCCCAAAAGCCTTCAGAGTTACTGATAAATCATTCTTTGCTGCCTCAGGATTGGCTACAGATGTGCAGACAATGTATGTAAATCATCCATGTACACCTTGTTGTAGGAAGGAGGAAATCGAATTCAGAGTAAATATGTATGAGGCATCTAGTGAAAGTAAAATGAGCATTAATAAGCTCTCCAACATGGTCTCTACAATGTTATATTCCAGGAGGTTTAGCCCGTGGTTTGTCGAAGCTGTTGTTGCTGGACTAGACGcacaaaacaaaccattcATATCATGTTTCGATCTAATCGGTGCCCCTTGCAACCCTGATGATTTCGTTGTGGCTGGAACCTGCGCTGAACAGCTGTACGGTATCTGCGAAGCTCTCTTCAAGCCGAACGCG GGTCCGGATGAGCTCTTTGAAATCGTATCACAGTGCTTAATGGCTGGTATAGACAGAGACTGCCTCTCAGGTTGGGGAGCTCAAGTCTACATTATAACACCTACAAGTATATCACTACGTACACTAAAAACCAGAATGGATTAA
- a CDS encoding N-acetylglucosaminyl-phosphatidylinositol de-N-acetylase, putative (encoded by transcript BEWA_007030A) codes for MKFPVVVLLVVAVYHLVLRQNSLVEKQILQALETSHLSYLRTSGSVGLVLAHPDDESMFFMPTIKFVKRVLESRPDLNQNIYILTLSNGNFKGQGKTRELEFRQVCKEQGFKCNLLDVPEFQDGNDKWDTEVVKGYIANFIKANGISLIFTFDKFGVSKHPNHISTSDSVRAVEKDFPALNVWFLTSLSLLNKYSGILSILNSMFSRTCIILPSSLDVYKNMQLYKSQVQWYHPFWALLSAYSYINIFIQSDPHEKHSDL; via the exons ATGAAGTTTCCAGTGGTCGTGCTCTTGGTGGTTGCTGTGTATCACTTGGTGCTTCGTCAAAACAGCCTTGTGGAGAAACAAATATTGCAGGCTCTAGAAACCAGTCATCTAAGCTATCTGAGAACTAGCGGTTCTGTTGGTTTGGTATTGGCACACCCGGATGATGAGTCCATGTTCTTTATGCCTACGATAAAGTTCGTAAAGAGAGTTCTAGAGTCTAGACCCGATTTAAACCAGAATATATATATCTTGACACTTTCAAATG GGAATTTCAAGGGACAGGGGAAAACAAGAGAATTGGAATTTAGACAAGTTTGTAAAGAACAGGGTTTTAAGTGTAACCTATTGGACGTTCCGGAATTTCAAGACGGAAACGATAAATGGGATACTGAAGTTGTAAAGGGTtatattgcaaattttatcaAGGCAAATGGGATATCACTGATATTCACTTTTGATAAGTTTGGTGTTTCAAAACATCCAAACCACATTAGCACATCTGACTCAGTGAg GGCCGTAGAAAAGGATTTTCCTGCTTTGAATGTTTGGTTCCTTACCTCACTGTCCCTTTTAAATAAATACTCTGGAATTCTTAGTATCCTTAATTCCATGTTCAGCAG GACGTGCATAATACTTCCTTCTTCACTTGATGTTTACAAGAATATGCAATTATACAAAAGTCAAGTGCAGTGGTATCACCCATTTTGGGCACTATTATCCGCATATAGttatataaacatttttatccaatCAGATCCACACGAAAAACATTCagatttataa
- a CDS encoding hypothetical protein (encoded by transcript BEWA_007010A), translated as MIYDQTPKTKKMAVRTHLKGSSVDSELSTGTFVCTTSECSASTCDSLRNKRRKRIGSTKRVINRNISISNDDNLHSDTDSSDVAELKSEDITEDRICRRCDKLTSELTELRMQHHDTWLSNIKPLEEMLLMKESTIDRLQSEILEKDKLLLKAQKVETKKQEMDTKRRESLIKLQEEIRLLKQKNANKSIQIRELETSIKVKDDNISQLGIVIERLEKNALRDSEIIKKLRSMLENKS; from the exons ATGATTTACGATCAGACTCCAAAGACCAAAAAAATGGCTGTTCGCACCCATTTAAAAGGATCTTCAGTGGATAGCGAACTCTCAACTGGAACATTCGTCTGTACTACATCGGAATGCTCGGCTTCAACATGCGACAGTTTAAGGAATAAGAGAAGGAAGCGAATAGGATCGACAAAGAGGGTCATAAACCGGAATATTTCAATTTCAAACGACGATAATTTACATAGTGATACAGAT AGCAGCGATGTCGCAGAACTTAAAAGTGAAGATATAACAGAGGACAGGATTTGTAGACGCTGTGATAAGCTCACATCGGAGCTAACAGAGTTGAGAATGCAACACCATGATACATGGTTATCAAACATTAAACCCCTGGAAGAGATGCTTCTTATGAAGGAGTCAACGATAGACAGGCTACAGAGCGAAATACTGGAAAAGGACAAACTGTTATTGAAGGCTCAAAAGGTAGAAACTAAGAAACAGGAAATGGATACAAAGAGGAGAGAAAGTTTAATCAAGCTCCAAGAAGAGATACGTTTGCTGAAACAAAAGAATGCGAACAAGAGTATACAAATTAGGGAGCTTGAAACATCCATTAAG GTCAAGGATGATAATATATCGCAACTGGGTATCGTAATCGAAAGGTTGGAAAAGAACGCATTAAGGGATAGTGAGATTATTAAAAAGCTCAGATCTATGCTCGAAAACAAGAGCTAG
- a CDS encoding helicase family member protein (encoded by transcript BEWA_007040A), which produces MAPRRGWCKYCHDDYRPGDIIIRCITCPKTFHKECLEQDILTNSLLNANIVDDETGKLDLSNFRCENCLQYADSNEIVNDERCKLCKEKNRDSSDILLLCDGCPNSYHMSCLELQVEPDSDKWYCPMCRPDNFKGINVRKSRRNPLTDSSDHVNSSICYVCQRHGKLLGCDFCSNAFHHDCLPEFDVGTIGDVWECPCCKGEDPFLNQMHKRWTIQQIEKNVKTRKKCISYWKNQISRYRTRFLLAHKRELEPFVTDKVMQSLLRTFNIHGGGKRTKGTRSIEVQLESLEEEEFAESNKFIIKAHKSAYYPSGRKMESKPLRAGVTLKPHQEDGVDWLLKSFLTGGAILSDEMGLGKTIQTLCFLSYLKLMNIEGPHLIVVPLSTVGNWLREVHRFTPHLTFIKICGSRTERLHAMEDRLAYNGLYDLYITTYETVKSEEPFFVETVSRWQCLVLDEAHRIKNQSGAARHSMDRISANMRLLLTGTPLQNNATELFTLINFMFPDMFKDSAIIEEAFTNAQKKGQTDDSIMDGSFNREDLESIKLLLGRVMLRRLKEQAITLPRKIFHDVWLPLSKVSLSWYRTLMNVRSLMQENVSIKKLLGLVIKMRIVCGHPRGIVSRSTQAEKLFEFFKQEELRRQSEVEMQAEKLKEMKGNEHITASAKLTFLDKLLQQLHYENCTRVPGYSKLFNNHLKELDTSAKHKKKFKKKMNKNVSTGQTDGNADLSTDAGETLVSEDNTKEDNPPTIDTFIRTPRSTAKDSLYLSDGLFETPLVNECPYVSLKIFEKAQDEENKRKTDSNITVVPEEFISSARKNDRKIIDSDDDFDVPKNEEISIKTEVTEPQIKSEDDLVIKEESLPESGIKTEHSNVNRKPMMHKVLVFTQFQLVLDELEAYCCSRGWKYMRLDGTTNKLIRELDIREFNAPESLYFVYLISTRAGGLGINLTAANHVVLYDEDWNPFIDLQAIDRAHRIGQKRDVHVWKLISEWTVEERMALRREQKLHLDKLLINSNHEIDYEDISETPIMTLSPAAILKMMMHGNKALKYMNCEEIIELPLDDIVSRGRRKPPMEFDDAMDDDFINDDGADAFIDEICDDDENIDVNEVMLQEDYIQPIEAQTSLENNDSIDETEQPSESNNLESSFTDLNMDGKDLSMLIDASGRLSVNKRVKRMYPNKEDRTEMLKQLESAGLLWRSGRERKPPSTMYVPESWRKKTEVRQFRHEVRCFCCGFGKGHKANYKDKNGETAEVEYGELIQCFRCPKSYHKFCERLPDDTRKTWTCRWHECCLCFRKSSQCGNLLIHCSNCPTSFCYDCFPPDYTRHYVGEDYYHSLNQRGMNANSHNWIFFLCSKCKIQQEKEKRKKLTGEEKEARQRLQKELRSQIMNDLERKRMRTKDGRKSTIEALKGADMELENRMRELYEGLFPPNLLSEIKQRIEDAKVKKEANDKAGIAKTKREVSFLNTKLPSKLLTICDNCKIPFHNTFKYPGQCPFPKECIKIDFNINCHKKSSVNQEDSAMSTDDIGQHDETSDISNKDETNPSVVSSSPELKSTSSEKGKTEMYVKTIKKTACSKCQVVQTGKFIHYRRHCDLLTAEELSEYTERRKKVESALEMVSKASVKTPNSIDYSTFTNTKLKITYNQVIDECDIVFGDLLIKAGIPIKSINRLTVKEFQANKQNLIHPTSTNLQSYISNANVSTGSSQPVLLVPPLKLSPLKEDDNSNEFTIPKIKNINGE; this is translated from the exons ATGGCGCCTCGAAGGGGTTGGTGCAAATATTGTCACGACGATTATCGTCCGGGTGATATTATTATTCGCT GTATAACTTGCCCAAAGACATTTCATAAAGAATGTTTAGAACAGGATATTCTTACAAATTCTCTGTTAAATGCTAATATTGTTGATGATGAAACTGGAAAGCTGGATCTATCCAATTTCCGCTGTGAAAACTGTCTACAATACGCAGATAGTAATGAAATTGTGAATGACGAACGTTGTAAATTATGCAAAGAAAAAAATAGGGACTCTTCTGACATACTTTTGTTATGCGATGGTTGTCCAAATAGTTATCATATGTCTTGCCTAGAACTGCAAGTTGAGCCGGATTCTGATAAATGGTATTGCCCAATGTGTCGTCCAGACAATTTTAAGGGAATAAATGTGAGGAAGTCGCGTAGAAACCCACTAACTGATTCTAGTGATCATGTCAATTCTTCCATTTGCTATGTTTGTCAAAGGCATGGAAAATTATTAGGTTGTGATTTTTGTAGTAATGCATTTCATCACGATTGTTTGCCGGAATTTGATGTTGGCACAATAGGTGATGTTTGGGAATGCCcatgttgtaaaggagaggatccatttttaaatcaGATGCACAAGCGATGGACTATACAACAGATTGAGAAGAATGTTAAAACTAGAAAGAAATGTATATCATATTGGAAGAACCAAATAAGCAGGTATAGAACAAGATTCTTGTTAGCACATAAGAGAGAACTTGAACCCTTTGTTACCGACAAGGTCATGCAATCGCTTTTGCGTACATTTAACATCCACGGTGGGGGTAAAAGGACGAAAGGCACAAGAAGCATTGAGGTTCAATTGGAATCCCTCgaagaagaagagtttgCCGAGTccaacaaatttataattaAAGCTCATAAGAGCGCATATTACCCTAGCGGTCGTAAAATGGAAAGTAAACCCCTTAGAGCCGGGGTTACATTGAAACCGCATCAGGAGGATGGTGTGGATTGGTTATTAAAATCATTTCTTACCGGAGGAGCAATTCTTTCAGATGAAATGGGACTTGGGAAAACCATACAAACTTTGTGTTTTTTGTCATATTTAAAACTTATGAACATTGAAGGTCCTCATCTTATTGTGGTACCATTGTCTACAGTGGGAAATTGGTTGAGAGAAGTCCATAGATTTACTCCACATTTAAcatttattaaaatttgcGGATCCAGAACTGAACGTTTACATGCTATGGAGGATAGATTAGCATATAATGGCCTTTACGACTTGTATATTACTACTTATGAAACCGTGAAAAGTGAAGAACCGTTTTTCGTGGAAACGGTAAGTCGTTGGCAATGTTTGGTTTTGGATGAAGCGCATCGTATAAAGAATCAATCAGGTGCAGCTCGTCACTCTATGGATAGAATTTCAGCAAATATGCGTCTTTTACTTACAGGAACACCACTTCAAAACAATGCTACAGAACTCTTTACTCTTATCAATTTTATGTTTCCTGATATGTTCAAAGATTCTGCAATCATTGAAGAGGCATTTACAAATGCACAAAAGAAGGGACAAACTGATGATTCTATTATGGATGGTTCTTTTAATAGGGAAGATTTAGAATCCATAAAGTTGCTTTTGGGTCGGGTTATGTTGCGTCGTTTGAAGGAGCAAGCAATAACATTACCTAGAAAAATATTCCATGATGTTTGGCTTCCATTGAGCAAGGTATCCTTGTCTTGGTATAGAACATTAATGAACGTGCGTTCTCTTATGCAAGAGAATGTATCCATTAAAAAACTCTTGGGTCTGGTCATTAAAATGAGAATTGTCTGTGGTCATCCTAGAGGGATTGTTAGTAGAAGCACTCAAGCTGAAAAACTCTTTGAATTTTTTAAACAAGAAGAACTTCGTCGTCAAAGTGAAGTTGAGATGCAAGCCGAAAAATTAAAGGAAATGAAAGGTAACGAACATATTACAGCTAGTGCAAAGTTGACATTTTTGGACAAACTCTTGCAGCAACTTCACTATGAAAATTGCACAAGAGTTCCAGGTTATTCAAAACTTTTTAACAATCATCTCAAAGAATTGGATACGTCTGCAAAACACAAAAAGAAGTtcaagaagaaaatgaatAAGAATGTATCAACAGGCCAAACTGATGGTAATGCTGATCTTTCTACAGATGCTGGTGAAACTTTGGTCTCTGAAGATAATACCAAAGAGGATAATCCCCCTACCATCGATACTTTTATTCGAACTCCACGCTCTACAGCCAAAGATAGTCTCTATCTCTCTGATGGATTATTTGAAACGCCATTGGTAAACGAGTGTCCATATGTCTCTCTgaaaatttttgaaaaggctcaggatgaagaaaataagCGCAAAACGGATTCGAACATTACAGTTGTTCCAGAGGAATTTATAAGTTCggcaaggaagaatgatagGAAGATTATAGATTCTGACGATGATTTTGatgttccaaagaatgaagagatCAGTATCAAAACTGAGGTTACAGAACCGCAAATTAagagtgaagatgatctAGTTATCAAGGAAGAGAGTTTACCTGAAAGTGGTATAAAGACCGAACACAGTAATGTTAACAGGAAGCCTATGATGCACAAGGTCCTCGTATTCACCCAATTCCAGCTCGTTTTGGATGAACTAGAAGCCTATTGTTGCTCCAGAGGATGGAAGTATATGCGTCTCGATGGTACAACAAATAAATTGATCAGGGAACTCGATATTCGTGAATTTAACGCTCCAGAAAGCTTATATTTCGTTTATCTAATTAGTACTAGAGCTGGTGGTTTGGGAATAAACCTAACAGCTGCTAATCACGTTGTACTTTACGATGAAGATTGGAATCCATTCATAGATCTTCAAGCCATTGACAGGGCTCATAGGATAGGTCAAAAAAGAGACGTACATGTTTGGAAACTTATTTCAGAATGGACTGTGGAAGAAAGAATGGCTTTGAGAAGAGAACAAAAGTTGCATCTTGATAAACTCTTGATCAATTCTAATCATGAAATAGACTATGAAGACATTTCAGAGACTCCAATCATGACACTTTCCCCAGCTGCGATTCTCAAGATGATGATGCATGGAAATAAAGCCCTGAAATACATGAATTGTGAGGAGATCATAGAACTACCTCTGGATGATATCGTTAgtagaggaagaaggaaaCCACCTATGGAGTTTGACGATGCTATGGATGatgattttataaatgatgatGGTGCTGATGCCTTTATCGACGAGATTTGTGATGACGATGAAAATATAGATGTCAATGAAGTTATGCTTCAGGAAGATTATATCCAACCAATCGAGGCTCAAACAAGTTTGGAAAATAATGATTCTATAGATGAAACCGAACAACCCTCTGAATCCAATAACCTAGAATCCTCATTCACTGATTTAAATATGGATGGTAAGGATTTATCTATGCTTATAGATGCTTCTGGAAGGTTGTCAGTGAATAAAAGGGTAAAGAGAATGTATCCAAATAAAGAAGACCGAACAGAAATGTTAAAACAATTGGAGAGTGCAGGATTGTTGTGGAGATCTGGAAGGGAAAGAAAACCGCCTTCAACTATGTATGTCCCCGAGTCATGGCGCAAGAAAACGGAAGTAAGACAATTCCGCCATGAAGTCAGATGTTTCTGTTGTGGTTTTGGAAAGGGTCATAAGGCTAACTATAAGGACAAAAATGGTGAAACTGCTGAGGTGGAATATGGTGAATTGATACAGTGTTTCAGATGTCCAAAATCATATCACAAATTCTGTGAAAGGCTACCGGATGATACTCGCAAGACATGGACATGCAGATGGCACGAATGTTGTTTGTGTTTTAGAAAAAGTTCACAATGTGGAAATCTTTTGATTCATTGCTCAAACTGTCCAACTAGTTTCTGTTATGATTGTTTCCCTCCTGATTATACTAGACACTATGTTGGAGAAGATTACTACCATTCGCTAAACCAGCGTGGAATGAATGCGAATTCACATAACTGGATTTTCTTTTTGTGTTCAAAATGTAAGATACAGCaggagaaggaaaagagaAAGAAACTTACCggagaagaaaaggaggCGCGACAAAGATTACAGAAAGAATTGAGGAGTCAAATTATGAATGATTTGGAAAGAAAGAGGATGAGAACAAAGGACGGTAGAAAGAGCACTATAGAGGCTCTGAAGGGAGCCGACATGGAACTTGAAAATAGAATGAGAGAACTCTATGAAGGTCTATTCCCACCAAATCTCCTTAGTGAAATTAAGCAGAGGATAGAGGATGCAAAAGTTAAAAAGGAAGCAAACGACAAGGCTGGAATCGCAAAGACCAAGAGGGAGGTATCATTTTTGAATACCAAACTACCCTCAAAACTGTTGACTATCTGTGATAACTGTAAAATACCATTCCACAACACGTTTAAATATCCTGGCCAATGTCCATTTCCAAAGGAGTGTATCAAAATTGATTTTAATATTAATTGTCATAAAAAATCTTCCGTTAATCAGGAAGATTCTGCCATGTCTACAGATGATATTGGACAACATGATGAAACTTCAGATATTTCTAATAAGGATGAAACAAATCCATCCGTAGTCAGTAGTAGTCCAGAACTGAAAAGTACGTCTTCTGAAAAGGGAAAAACAGAAATGTATGTAAAAACAATTAAAAAGACAGCATGTTCAAAATGTCAAGTTGTTCAAACGGgcaaatttatacattatAGAAGGCATTGTGACCTTTTAACAGCGGAGGAACTTTCTGAATATACAGAACGTCGTAAAAAGGTTGAAAGCGCCCTGGAAATGGTATCCAAGGCGTCTGTAAAGACACCTAATTCTATAGATTATTCAACATTTACTAACACTAAGCTAAAAATCACCTATAATCAAGTGATCGATGAGTGTGATATTGTCTTTGGGGACTTGCTTATTAAAGCCGGTATTCCAATAAAATCCATAAATAGGCTTACTGTAAAAGAATTCCAAgcaaataaacaaaatttaaTTCATCCTACTAGTACCAATTTGCAAAGCTATATTTCTAATGCAAATGTTTCTACCGGGTCGTCACAGCCGGTTTTATTAGTGCCACCACTGAAATTATCGCCACTcaaagaagatgataatTCGAATGAATTTACTATCCCAAagataaaaaatataaatggtgaataa